A window of Aptenodytes patagonicus chromosome 1, bAptPat1.pri.cur, whole genome shotgun sequence genomic DNA:
gtgTGGGTGgcagtgtgtgtgttttttcctctctctctcatgacAAACCCAAATCCTGGACCTAAATTTCAAAAATATGGAGCAACTAAAACCACCACCAGTTACAGTGGGATACATAAGCACTACTGTTTCTTTATATATAGGAAGTGAGAGAAATACACTAAAATCTCAAAtggaaaacagtatttgaaaataacCTCCCCAAAACTCCCCTTGGGAGTATCAAGCTTGTATCAAGCTGCAAAAAGCACCTAATATAAAGTTTCTAAATTCACAGTTGGACACTTAacaatcctcccccccccccaaaaaaaaaaaaacaggctgatTTTCCAAGTGATCCTGTACATCTAGAAGGCTTTTTACTTAGGGCTGTTTACCTAGCAAATTCACAGTTATTGAAATGCACGCAACCGAGAGCCTCCCATTACACTTTTAGAAATGtcttttaccttcttttctgACAAGTCATGATCCAGCTCATCTTCAGAGTCATCCTCgctctgctgctgttgctgctgctcctgcatgTCCTTCATTTTAATCAGCAGCTCTGCCTTCGGTGCAGATGTGCTGTAGTAAGTAGAACTGGTTGTCAGGGAGATGGCAGACGGCGCGCTCTGCTCCTCTTTCCTGGTAAAAAAGTCAAAACTTTCATTAACTGCCTTGACACCCTAATCACTGAAAAGAAAGGACAATCTTTTAGAGCCATCATTTCACCAAGCAAGCAGAGGGTTCAACAGAAAGCCATTACCTATGGAAATAGGATAAATACATACTGGTTGTGAAGAAAATTTGTGTGAACTCAGCACATGCCTACCAAAAGCTAGAACTGAAGTAGTGCAGAAGACCTTTCCCCATTACAATGAGTGAAATGGACCTAAGGTATCTCAGCTAGAAACCaaatgtaaaattacattttactaAGTAGTGCAAAGACCTCAGTTGGCATAGAGAGTATCCTTTCAGACTGCCAAATGCGGGATACTACAACATAAGTATTCATCTTTGATTATGGAATTACATGTGAACTGCTCGAGAAGGCTACAACTTAATTTGATAACTCatatcaagaaaacaaaagacccACAGAACATCAGCATTGATgaaatttaaatcttttcttactTTGTTCTCATTCACTTCCAGGAAATGCCTCATGCCCACTTCAAGTTGCCTTCGTAAATTTTCATCACATAAAAAAGGCTAAAATATTGTTCCTTCTCTATGCAGTTACTAGACCGGATGATCTCGGTAAAATATCTAATCACTATGACATGGGAGAAGTTAATTATTCCTTAAGTTCTCAGACAAACAGTTTTCAAGCAGGTCTTGGGAAACTTTTCGTATTGTACAACACCAttctttttctgtcattaatGGTACCGTTAGCAGTATTATGCTTGACTGCTATTCTAATGGAAAAGTCTTAGAAAAGCCCCAAACCGCAACAGCAGGAAGATCTTCACCTTCAGTCCCCTAGGAAAACTGACACACTTTGGACAGCAGCTTACAAGGAACCACTAGCCTACAGAAAGTAATACTCACTTCTCCTCTGAAATTTTTGGAGAAGGAACTTTTGGCAGGAGCTTCCTGCGCTGCTGAGCTTCTTCTAGGAGGTGTTCATCTTTAGGGAATATTCCAACCATCAGATCcattgttgtttttattttcacattaggATCTAGTATGTCTGCCAGAGATTTATCTCTTCCCACAATCTCTCTGGCTAGTTCCTCTGACTTCCAGTCTTCAAAGGTCTTCTCTTTGGCCTTTACATAGCTGACTGCTGGCGTGGCAGCACTGCTGTCCTTCAAGTTGCTCCCAGGTTCTTCAGCTGGTTGAGGGTCAGCTGGTTTGGTTCTGGCTTCTGGCTCTGGCTCTACACCTTGCCTGGTGTAAGCACAGAATCGTGAATAGGATTGCTCAGAAGTGCTGAGTGTTTTAATTTGGTCCTTTTCCAAACCACTGGGTAAAGCAGGAGGCTCCATAGTACTGACAAGACTTTGCCGACTCTCCTTCTCTGCGCTGCTCTCAGAATGAACTATCTTGATGGGAACCATTTTCACCGTAGTATTGTTGTCTATAACCCTTTCAATtctggaaaataaggaaaattcaTGTTTAGAAATGGAAGAACCTTACACCTCAATTCTTATCTGTAAATCAGAAGGGAAGCCCAAACATGAAAAAAGGTAGGTAAGAGATCTAGGTAACGGAATATTCCTTGCACTGTATCTCAAACCCTATTCTGCCCATGCACTTCAAATAGCATTAGTTCATTTGTAAGTAATCCTAACATCAGCCTTGTGCAACACTCACGGTACAGGACTTCTGTTTGTTTCCATGAACTTGAGGGTCCAATCTCAGCAGCCAGGCCCCAGATTTGAGACAGTGCTGCTGAACTGCCTTTTACCCCTTTGCTGCCACACATACGGATGAAAACACACCTCGAGCTCGACCTCACTGCTTCACACAGATCCAACAGTGGCCTCAGCTTTTGGCCTGACAGGCGGCTTAGCTGCCTGGGGAGTTTGTGATGCCCTCACATCAATTCCCAGCTCTTCCAAGGGAAGAGACAACAGACCAGATGGAAGCATCCTGCAGGCTAGGTCTTTGCTGAGCTACAAGAATAACAAATAATCACACATGGAAAACCTGGAAATCATTCAAAACTTAattacatgattaaaaaaaaaaaaaatctgtatttgtaaaatttCACACAAGATACAGAAATTTAATAAACAGATCCCACCACAGTGTCCTAGTTTTCTACTTAAAGGAGAGAAACCAGCCACTGAAGAGGATAACACACAATTCTGGATGCTCCTTTTAAGGGAAGCTTATAGCAAAAATTCTGTACTGCATAGCACAAAGGGTCACCTCAGACATTCACTAAGGCAAGCTATTTAAAGGGGAGGCTAACTTAGATTTTTAAATTGGACAATAACATGTTAAATAACATTACTGAAACATCTGTACTATATGTAAACCATATAAGAAACTGAAGTCTAGTTTGGTGGTTTTGAGTTTGcagaaagtttaaaattattGTCATAATGTGGGTTTGGAAGCTCTACAACAAGTAAAGGAACATTGCCTACTAGCTAAAATATCTGGTTTCATCTGGCTGGGTTGCTTGCCGCCTTTCAGATAAGTGAGCAAGACATACTACGGCTCTTCTCCTCTAAGTGTGGGTGTGtcactttccttaaaaataaacttataCTTTGTTGTCCTGCACTTTTCTTTCGTAGGGAACAGCAAAATCTGTTTGACTTCACAATTTTCAGAAGTATCATCTTATATTTTAAAGGTGTATTTGCTTTGAAATGAATGTGCAAGCCTCCCAATAGGTATTTACTTTCCTCAAGTGCTTTGCAGACATGCTTTGGCACACTGATCCAACTTTGGGGGCAGGTTTTCCAGCCCATGCTGAACCCCCCCAATCCCATTCGGTCGAGGTGTTTTCATTTAAGGCAACTGTCATTTTAAAGAGCTCGCTCCTGTGTCTGCCActcagccccagctccctgcctgcagacACGGGCtctcctcctggctgcagcagagctgggcagaggcCCGCCACTGCCCCCGaccctttcttttgtttgtttttaactaaagCCCACATCTTTTGGACTCCACTGGACTGTGAAGAAGAACACATTTTTGAATTTGGGGGAAATACAAGATGCGTGCATAAGTGTGTGTAGGGCAACTGGAAGAGCTGACTGCAATTCTTTACCTAAAATGTCCGGTATCTGTTTTGAGATCTCTGAGTACATTCCTCTCAGCCTAGTAAAAGATTTTCCAGATACTTAAGGCATCATCAAGTCAACTGATTTCAGTCAGAGCAGAGACAGTTCAACACCAGGTGCaacagaaattctgtttctgCAATCACTATCCTCCTGATTTCTGAAGGTTTTCCATTTGTGGAACTGTGGCATGAAATTTTGACTTGCAGCAACTCTGCTTGTGGCCATTACGAAGCTTTACTCCAACCACGAGCACAGTCACTCCTTGACCTGAGAGTACGTTTACTGGAAATCTACTGATGCACATCTACTGATGCACTCTTTTCATCTTTATTATTGCTAAACAGTTGTCTTTAGAAATAGCTGGGTTCTGCACACCACCAATATTTCTCCACACTACATTGTTCTACCTAAAACGCTGCACGAAACCCTACACACTCACTCAGTTTATCCTGTTGATAAACAAGACACCTTTCTTAAAGAAGAGTGAACAGCTACATGGTGTCATCATCAAACATTAGCTGCCCACAGCATGCAAACTGGCTCATATGCAAGGAGCCAACAGAATTAATAAGCCAGATCTAATTAATTGCATATTAAGATAAATCTGCTTGACATATTTTACTCATATGAAATAAATTCCATATAGTAAATACCATATAGAAGGTTCAGAGGTATGGCCTGCATGTCTTTCATTTTTTGCTATACCTGTTTTATTGAGTAATGTAATTATTAACTGAGGACAATACATGGTTCACAAACAAGAGCTGTCTGGGCTTAAGAATTTTAAATGGTAACAAAAGATTTGCAGGATAAGTGTATTATCATTCAGATATGGGCATATAATTAGGCGTACCTCAGTGCTCACTTCTACATTAAAACTTAGTAAGAAGGAAGGACAAATACAATTAGCTTTCTATGCATCCTTAGTATCTATCCATAAAGCAATACATTAAGGAAGTCAAAGCACTACATTAAGGAAGTCATTACTGTCATCTACCTTTGCACACAGATGCTAGGGTTCACATGACATGTTGCACTTTTCATAGTAAACTGTATTACTTCATGTTAAACACACTGCAGGatgaaatctcatttttttccctctggttaTAAGAGAAAAAGTATCAAGgcatgtttaggaaaaaaaaagtgatttatgtTTTCTATGTCATAAGGCACACTGGAAAACAGCATGATTGAGTCTATTCAACTATTTACATTACAGCAGAGAAAAGTTATTCCAACTACTTTTGCTCAGCGAAGCAACCTCTGCATTCATTCAGCTCcgaggttttgttttcattctttaacCATGAATTATAGTGCTGAAGGATTTATGAAAACAAGGATTCCTGAGTTTCCTGGAAGAGTTTGTTATCTTGTGGGAGAATAACCTTTTATGATGTTAGCAGCATATGACAGACACAGCAATCAATTAATTTCAGTCGGTTTGTCTAATTCTGAGTTTATCTAGCCTGGGAAAGGACTGACGTCCTCCTGCTGAATCTTCAGCCCATCTCAACACAAACAGTGCTGTGGACCCCTCCGCAGACTACCTGGAGTGCCACGTTTCATTGTAAAAGGAACCTGAAAACAGTCATGATTTGGCAGTGTACCTTACTGTGCGCGCTTTCAAAACAGATGTTGTCACAAAGGATACAGCTTCCCTTCCCACATCTGCTTTGTCCCTACACcaattcatattcatattcagaCTCGGGTGGGGGAAATGATAACAGGGAGTCTTCTGATTTCGCCCAGACTTACAGTGGAAAATCCATCTGAATCCATCCCTTTCATTTTCTACTAACTACCAGCTGTAACACCTGAGCAGCGTCAGTCAACTAAAAGAAACCACAGACCAGCTGAAGGACTTTAATGGTACCAATTGGAATTTCACACAAGTCTTAGGTCTCTTTAGGACATGCTGCAATGGCTCATGCTTAATGAACCCAAAGGATGTGCTTTtagtaaagaaaatgaacagtCAACCATTAATAAGGTCTAACTAGGCAAAGAGTGTTAATAAAATAGTAAAGGAGTTACATCTAGTACCTGGTGGGGTTCTCATCCTGTAAGGACACAGGAGGTTTATCAGTGAGCTTCTGCGGTGCAAACTGAGGAGAAGGGGACCTTGATGTCTCCATGCCAGGTTTTTGAAGATACCGATACTTGGAAGATAATACAGACTCAGACCTAAGGTGCGTTTTTTCTTCTAAGTGCTGACAAACATTCTCCGTGGATGATGCTTGCTGGAGCTGCTGTGGATTAGCACTCTTCAGTTTTCCATTGAAAGCTGCAGGACTCTGACAGAGAGAGGAGTGACTGGCAAATacttcagcagagctgggggACGAGGACGGAAAGGGCCGACTGGGCACTACCAGCAGAGATTCAGAAGAGGCGCCGAGCGACGGTGCAGAATTATCCGGTCGCTTGTATTTATCTCTTTTAGGCGGTGGCGGCCTCTGAGGAGCAGGTCCACGCTTCTTGTTCAGCAGCGCCGACTCTACCCTAtggttttcctctcctttgcccCGGGACAGACAGGAGTGGTTCTCGTTCAAGGTCTGTGGCTCAGAGCAGGGGAGATGAGGCAGGCTACGATCCTTGCTCTTCTCGTTCACGTTTTCCTGAGAGTATCGGTAATCACTAGGCAATGTCCCAGACCTCCCCCGGCTCTCATGAAGCAGAACTGTAGGCTCTCGCACATGCAAAGGTCTGACAGATGCCTTCCACTTGTGGTCTAAATTCTGGTCCAGCTGATCCCTCTTCTCCCGTGGGTTTTCCCTCAGGGCCCCTGCGTCAGCTTGCCTAGAGAGAAGAATACATCGTTAGTATGCTGCTGATTTATTTCCTTCGGCATGAGGCCACCGCACTGATCCAGGAAGCTTGAACATTGGAGATCACATCCAACATTTAATTTAACACCAACTCTTCCGATCTATGGTAACTGTACGGCACAAAAACATCCTCTCATGTATGGGCACACACGGCGTACCTAATCTAACGTGATGAGTCAAAGCATAATGTCAGGCTATATTAGGGTATGGAGCGCCACAGGATGCGACACAACCTTTGGGTAACCCGAGGCGCTGCAGTGTGCACGGCGTAGTTAAATGCACAGCACACCTCCAGCGCTGATGTATGTGGCACAGGCAAACGTGCAAACGTTGGGAGAAAATACAACTGCCTCAAGAAGAGGAATCCTAATACTAACATTTAATTCTCTTCTTGCTTTAGAGCCAGTAACGAAGTGCGGAAAACAAGTTTCTTCTCTATGTGCAGAATTAATACCTCAGTgtcattttaaatgtgaattgaATACCATGAACTTTAATTATGAATCTGGAGGTTGAATTTTTGCATAACTGGTAAAAATGAAATGAgtgcaaagaaaatgtttgccGAAGCTAAAAAACTGGGATAGGGAAAATGAACATCTcctggaaaaaaggcagaaaaggaaatttagaaaGGACAGTATTTTCCAGTCGGGCTTATTTTAAACTTGAACTTCTTTTGCCCTGTCAGCACAAATGACAAACAATGGCCAAAAAGGCCTTATCttagacagaaatatttttgggTTTCTTCCAATTTTACACTCTCTACTTCTCTAGCCAGGAAAGAGGCTTTCGCAGCTCCAGGCTTGTGCTTTGCCACAAGACATGTAGTTCATTTGTGCTCACCAGATAGAGACAAattgggaaagaaacagaaggcaggaaaaaaaaaaaagtacctctgGAGCCCTGAGAGGAGACAGGTTTGCTCTCTGCTTAAAGAAGGCTGAAGAGACACTGTGAGCTTAGAAAAGAAGCTGCAACAGAGAAGTAAAAGGCTTCAGAGAGTTGCTAACATCATTTGTGCTACCGACAGCGCTGGCGCCTGTATTTTGAAATAGTAACCCTGTAGACATGCACTGCCCAAGCTTTCTTTCGAGGGGACTGTGAAAGAGGCATCTTTCTCAGCCTATTTGTGAAGTAAGGTTAACTTGAATTTTCAACGTAAACAGGTTATTAACCTTACTGTACCAGTTTTGAGAATAAGTCTATAGGCGGTTAACATCagtgttaaatgaaaaatgaaatttgagaTAAAAGCGCACACAAGTAATAGGTTTTattgtataaaattatataattttataatatatatttatatataaaattatagaATTTTATAAGTCCATTAtaaattcaagaagaaaaaacatttggagCAATTACACACTGCATtgctattttaattaaattaaaacaaatctttaaaatgaagtattgTGGGAAGACAACTGATTAAATACGGGTTCTACTTTCACACCTATATGATCAAATTacattcaaaattattattttttattccttgaaTCTGTGATGTTTTAGCACTTATggaaaaaagttctaaaaaaaacCTGGACATTGTCATTAAACTGCCTGATGTATGGGATTTTTAATAATTGCACTTCACACTGATTTTTACATGTCAGTAATAAAATAGCACTGTAATTCCAAGAGAGATGGCTTTTTCACAATTTAATTCCTGAACAGTCACATACACAATCTCTCTCTCATGTAAagtgttaaattttaaaattcaattttaatgGGTAAATTTTCAATTTAACATGAATGAGGAGTTGAATATTGTTTAAACTCAGATCTCTTCATATTGCTCTTAACTAAGAGCAGTTGGTTCAGACAACTTCGAGTTGTCTGACAAATTCAGAGTCAATTCTGTTTTACAAAACAATATTGACTGACTACTATTTTAACACTATACGAAGGACAGTTTTGTTAAGTAAAATGATGTAAGGTCAGAAAGACCAACGCTATTCAGATTTGGTTACACGGTGTCTCTAGAGTCAGCTGGTTTTCCCTAGTGAGTTCAATGTGAGCAGAACTGGGCCTGTAAATAGgtccactgattttaatggaaatatttacCAAATAAAGACCGCAGGCCTTAaatatgaaatactgtgtttaaatCAGTGTTTTTCATTGTCTAGATAACCCATGTAGAGCACAATTTTCTCCTAGTTAACCTGTGCCAAAAAATTCTTCAGGCCTCTCTATTCATCTTCATAATACACAAGCCATAACATAAGACAGTATAACAGCCGCACTTAGGTGCACGGAAGAATCAAGGGCACGGCACAAAATGTCGCAAAGACATAAATTACATGCACTACCTCAGCCAGTTTGCAAAGTATACATTGAACTTCGCATGCACATCAGGAGTGGGTGTGCTGGT
This region includes:
- the SHROOM2 gene encoding protein Shroom2 isoform X3; this encodes MLGSCYCVLLGLEACFLFLLSEHFFSKLTVSLQPSLSREQTCLLSGLQRQADAGALRENPREKRDQLDQNLDHKWKASVRPLHVREPTVLLHESRGRSGTLPSDYRYSQENVNEKSKDRSLPHLPCSEPQTLNENHSCLSRGKGEENHRVESALLNKKRGPAPQRPPPPKRDKYKRPDNSAPSLGASSESLLVVPSRPFPSSSPSSAEVFASHSSLCQSPAAFNGKLKSANPQQLQQASSTENVCQHLEEKTHLRSESVLSSKYRYLQKPGMETSRSPSPQFAPQKLTDKPPVSLQDENPTRIERVIDNNTTVKMVPIKIVHSESSAEKESRQSLVSTMEPPALPSGLEKDQIKTLSTSEQSYSRFCAYTRQGVEPEPEARTKPADPQPAEEPGSNLKDSSAATPAVSYVKAKEKTFEDWKSEELAREIVGRDKSLADILDPNVKIKTTMDLMVGIFPKDEHLLEEAQQRRKLLPKVPSPKISEEKKEEQSAPSAISLTTSSTYYSTSAPKAELLIKMKDMQEQQQQQQSEDDSEDELDHDLSEKKQELIDSISRKLQVLREARETLLEDIQANNILGEEVEAIVKEVCKPNEFDKFKMFIGDLDKVVNLLLSLSGRLARVENALNNLDENTSPEERRTLVEKQKLLTQQHEDAKELKENLDRRERIVFDILANYLSEENLADYEHFVKMKSALIIEQRELEDKIKLGEEQLKCLTDSLQPERLK
- the SHROOM2 gene encoding protein Shroom2 isoform X4, yielding MLGSCYCVLLGLEACFLFLLSEQQADAGALRENPREKRDQLDQNLDHKWKASVRPLHVREPTVLLHESRGRSGTLPSDYRYSQENVNEKSKDRSLPHLPCSEPQTLNENHSCLSRGKGEENHRVESALLNKKRGPAPQRPPPPKRDKYKRPDNSAPSLGASSESLLVVPSRPFPSSSPSSAEVFASHSSLCQSPAAFNGKLKSANPQQLQQASSTENVCQHLEEKTHLRSESVLSSKYRYLQKPGMETSRSPSPQFAPQKLTDKPPVSLQDENPTRIERVIDNNTTVKMVPIKIVHSESSAEKESRQSLVSTMEPPALPSGLEKDQIKTLSTSEQSYSRFCAYTRQGVEPEPEARTKPADPQPAEEPGSNLKDSSAATPAVSYVKAKEKTFEDWKSEELAREIVGRDKSLADILDPNVKIKTTMDLMVGIFPKDEHLLEEAQQRRKLLPKVPSPKISEEKKEEQSAPSAISLTTSSTYYSTSAPKAELLIKMKDMQEQQQQQQSEDDSEDELDHDLSEKKQELIDSISRKLQVLREARETLLEDIQANNILGEEVEAIVKEVCKPNEFDKFKMFIGDLDKVVNLLLSLSGRLARVENALNNLDENTSPEERRTLVEKQKLLTQQHEDAKELKENLDRRERIVFDILANYLSEENLADYEHFVKMKSALIIEQRELEDKIKLGEEQLKCLTDSLQPERLK
- the SHROOM2 gene encoding protein Shroom2 isoform X5, with protein sequence MNNMRNPSTPMRGLDHPHLLISTNRQADAGALRENPREKRDQLDQNLDHKWKASVRPLHVREPTVLLHESRGRSGTLPSDYRYSQENVNEKSKDRSLPHLPCSEPQTLNENHSCLSRGKGEENHRVESALLNKKRGPAPQRPPPPKRDKYKRPDNSAPSLGASSESLLVVPSRPFPSSSPSSAEVFASHSSLCQSPAAFNGKLKSANPQQLQQASSTENVCQHLEEKTHLRSESVLSSKYRYLQKPGMETSRSPSPQFAPQKLTDKPPVSLQDENPTRIERVIDNNTTVKMVPIKIVHSESSAEKESRQSLVSTMEPPALPSGLEKDQIKTLSTSEQSYSRFCAYTRQGVEPEPEARTKPADPQPAEEPGSNLKDSSAATPAVSYVKAKEKTFEDWKSEELAREIVGRDKSLADILDPNVKIKTTMDLMVGIFPKDEHLLEEAQQRRKLLPKVPSPKISEEKKEEQSAPSAISLTTSSTYYSTSAPKAELLIKMKDMQEQQQQQQSEDDSEDELDHDLSEKKQELIDSISRKLQVLREARETLLEDIQANNILGEEVEAIVKEVCKPNEFDKFKMFIGDLDKVVNLLLSLSGRLARVENALNNLDENTSPEERRTLVEKQKLLTQQHEDAKELKENLDRRERIVFDILANYLSEENLADYEHFVKMKSALIIEQRELEDKIKLGEEQLKCLTDSLQPERLK